Proteins from a single region of Ogataea parapolymorpha DL-1 chromosome IV, whole genome shotgun sequence:
- a CDS encoding Protein involved in negative regulation of transcription of iron regulon, whose translation MVPRPLLVEVPEYVDSVEDGGEIKLVDSHEKTVSCFYSLWSLFHGRHKVALTETETKAEQIYNELKYEKPVAVDRVDTTSRLTRLRSLMRSFEIGVYIVPSQDEHQSEYTSPKDQRREFISGFTGSAGVAVVSQDDAVLSTDGRYFLQAERQLDKNWTLLKQGVRGVMTWQQWCIENAKLSKFKTIAVDPRLVDHKLGMFLQERCHSANIEFLPLMDNLVDKVMKFEHYTPPVPKLDYIFEHEMRFAGEHAASKIARVQDYLRETDAFALIVSQLEEVAWLFNLRGSSIPYNPVFFSYAIVKLDGVELFLDKSKLTPKVSKYLSTIANLTVCSYSQFWDSIPALTNKSSDSRVVVLSNSPSYALYMNVAAAFEVRNRSLITEFKGIKNQTEIEGNRFAQLKDSVALIRTFAWLHEAFLPPRAQVDEIEVATKAAHYRNLMPNFKGLSFETISSTGPNSSVIHYAPTIEDFSVLDPDSIFLLDSGAQYLDGTTDITRTLHFSKPSYDEIEKYTLVLKGHLNVAMLKFPPGTSSSYIDSLARKPLAEKGLNYNHGTGHGIDTFICVHAGPCGLSPAETSYNYKPLEPGNFLSDEPGYYRDNEFGVRIESNLLVVDSEDSDGTKVLEFDYFTLVPFCKNLIDVNLLEPEQVRWINDFYDRIRASTIPILEKLGDTRAIDWLLKETEKL comes from the coding sequence ATGGTTCCGCGTCCCCTTCTTGTTGAGGTCCCAGAATATGTGGACTCCGTTGAGGACGGTGGCGAGATCAAACTGGTCGATTCGCACGAAAAGACAGTCTCGTGTTTCTACAGTCTGTGGTCGCTTTTCCACGGACGCCACAAGGTTGCTCTGACTGAAACAGAGACAAAGGCGGAGCAGAtctacaacgagctgaaaTATGAGAAGCCCGTGGCTGTTGACCGCGTGGACACCACGAGCAGGCTGACACGTTTGAGAAGTTTGATGAGATCCTTCGAAATCGGCGTCTATATTGTTCCGTCGCAGGACGAGCATCAGAGCGAGTACACTTCTCCCAAAGACCAACGCCGCGAATTTATTTCCGGCTTCACCGGAAGCGCTGGAGTGGCCGTGGTGTCACAGGACGACGCTGTGTTGTCGACTGATGGCCGCTATTTTCTCCAGGCAGAGCGgcagctggacaaaaatTGGACTTTGCTGAAACAAGGAGTCCGAGGAGTTATGACTTGGCAGCAGTGGTGTATTGAGAACGCAAAACTGTCCAAATTCAAAACGATTGCTGTTGATCCACGGCTGGTGGACCACAAACTTGGAATGTTTCTCCAGGAAAGATGCCACAGTGCCAACATCGAGTTCCTGCCCCTGATGGACAATTTGGTCGACAAAGTGATGAAGTTCGAGCACTACACGCCGCCTGTGCCTAAGTTGGACTATATTTTTGAGCACGAAATGCGCTTCGCAGGTGAGCACGCCGCAAGCAAGATCGCGCGTGTCCAGGACTATCTTCGAGAGACTGATGCTTTTGCCCTGATCGTGTCGCAGCTTGAGGAAGTGGCGTGGCTTTTTAATCTCCGTGGCAGCTCTATCCCGTACAATCCTGTGTTTTTCTCCTATGCCATTGTCAAGCTGGATGGCGTGGAACTGTTTCTGGATAAGTCGAAGCTGACTCCAAAGGTTTCCAAATATTTGTCCACAATTGCCAATCTTACAGTTTGCAGCTACTCGCAATTTTGGGATAGCATCCCTGCCCTTACAAACAAATCCAGTGACTCGCGCGTCGTGGTGCTTTCGAACAGTCCCAGCTATGCTCTGTATATGAACGTTGCAGCCGCTTTTGAAGTCAGAAACCGGTCTCTTATCACTGAATTCAAAGGAATCAAAAACCAAACGGAGATTGAGGGCAACCGATTCGCTCAACTTAAAGACTCGGTAGCACTGATTCGCACGTTTGCCTGGCTGCACGAAGCGTTTTTACCTCCTCGGGCACAGGTAGACGAGATAGAGGTTGCCACCAAAGCTGCCCATTACCGGAACCTCATGCCCAACTTCAAAGGACTCTCATTTGAGACGATTTCCAGCACGGGGCCAAACTCGTCGGTGATCCATTATGCCCCGACTATCGAAGACTTCTCTGTGCTTGATCCTGATAGTATttttctgctggactcGGGTGCTCAGTATTTGGACGGAACTACAGATATCACTCGCACACTGCATTTCAGCAAGCCTAGCTACGACGAGATAGAAAAATACACTTTGGTGTTGAAGGGCCATCTAAACGTTGCCATGCTCAAGTTCCCGCCCGGAACGTCGTCGTCATACATTGATTCCTTAGCTAGAAAGCCGTTGGCAGAAAAAGGACTCAACTATAACCACGGCACGGGTCATGGCATTGATACATTTATTTGTGTTCATGCGGGGCCATGCGGATTATCCCCCGCTGAGACGAGTTACAACTACAAGCCGCTGGAGCCGGGCAACTTTCTCAGTGACGAGCCGGGATACTACAGAGATAACGAATTTGGTGTCCGGATCGAGAGCAATTtgctcgtcgtcgataGCGAAGATTCGGACGGGaccaaggtgctggagttTGACTACTTCACTCTTGTCCCTTTCTGCAAGAACCTCATTGACGTGAACCTCCTGGAGCCCGAGCAGGTTAGGTGGATCAACGACTTTTACGACAGAATCCGCGCCTCTACCATTCCTATACTGGAGAAGCTTGGCGACACCAGGGCAATTGATTGGCTACTCAaagagacagaaaaatTATAG
- a CDS encoding U3 small nucleolar ribonucleoprotein IMP4 — translation MLRRQARERREYLYRKAQQLQEQTLIEKRKQLSHALATGKNLPKEIADDEKLQKDYLYDESIQETVDDEYSALSGLVEPKIIITTSRSPSSRLSQFTKEMKLLFPNAMRLNRGNYILSDLIETCKKSGVTDVIVIHEHRGVPTTLTITHLPHGPSVTFTLHNVVLRHDILNVGSQSEAYPHLVFENFTSKLGKRVVQVLKHLFPPGVKPQSPRVISFVNNEDFISVRQHLYVRTKDDVELSEVGPRFEMRLFEVRLGTMDYKDADVEWMLRRFVRTGNRKNYLSE, via the coding sequence atGCTCAGAAGACAGGCCAGAGAGAGAAGGGAGTACCTCTACAGAAAAGCACAGCAGTTGCAAGAACAGACGCTTATAGAGAAGCGCAAACAACTCAGCCACGCGCTGGCTACGGGTAAAAACCTGCCCAAGGAAATTGCTGACgatgaaaaattgcaaaaaGATTATTTATATGACGAATCGATCCAGGAGACCGTTGATGACGAATACTCTGCGCTTTCGGGCCTTGTGGAGCCGAAAATAATAATCACCACGTCTAGAAGCCCTTCGTCCAGACTTTCGCAGTTCACAAAAGAGATGAAGCTGCTTTTTCCTAATGCCATGAGACTTAACAGAGGTAATTACATACTCAGTGATCTGATTGAGACGTGCAAAAAATCAGGAGTCACAGATGTCATAGTCATTCACGAGCACAGAGGTGTGCCTACGACGCTCACAATCACACACTTACCTCACGGGCCTTCCGTTACGTTCACTCTCCACAACGTGGTTCTTCGTCACGATATCCTAAATGTTGGCTCGCAATCAGAAGCGTATCCGCACCTTGTTTTCGAGAACTTCACCTCCAAACTTGGCAAACGTGTCGTGCAAGTGCTGAAGCACCTGTTCCCGCCAGGAGTGAAGCCACAGTCGCCGAGAGTGATCAGTTTTGTGAACAACGAAGATTTTATCAGTGTGAGACAGCATCTGTATGTGCGGACCAAGGACGATGTCGAGCTCAGCGAAGTGGGCCCAAGATTCGAAATGAGGCTGTTTGAAGTCCGGCTCGGAACTATGGACTACAAAGACGCCGACGTTGAGTGGATGCTGCGCCGGTTCGTGCGGACTGGTAATAGAAAGAATTATCTGAGCGAGTGA
- a CDS encoding MFS transporter, giving the protein MSNEPLPDPEAASKTSLQVSETDDTNLEFMVPEPPFEKISRLRLLTFIALMATSQIFSQALLAQSLVPSPYTAKSFGVEGDQGQISWMTAAYSLSVGTFILISGRVGDLVGYKKVFLASYLSLALWSLLGGLSQYSGSIEFFDICRALQGLSVSAAVPNALGLLGHYLPVGKLRNLAFGFFGAVAPLGFVLGALMSSVLAQFATWPWAFYVTAIVSVVKTAVSIFVIPKNIVTVHKNLTAHHFDLYGAATGISGLVLINFALNQGPVVGWKVPYVYILLIVGVAFMVAFAWIERVATHPLVPKLNTAVVFTLACIAFGWSSFGIWIYYTFRFAYDILNLSPLIASVQFIPSCIAGLLAGMITANLIHRVPASIMLMIAMACFVGGLVIMGLRPRGQIYWAQKFPSIVVCCFGMDISFPSGILILSNKLPRRHQGLAASLVTTVVNYAISVGLGLAGTVEYYKIKNGADTYTGIRSAFYMGMALSAAGLICSVFFVYYQLVRHRHSAHKI; this is encoded by the coding sequence ATGTCAAACGAACCTCTGCCTGACCCAGAAGCCGCTTCCAAAACATCGCTGCAAGTGTCCGAGACGGACGACACGAACCTCGAGTTTATGGTTCCGGAGCCGCCGTTCGAGAAAATCTCCAGGTTGCGGCTCCTGACATTTATCGCTCTCATGGCTACCTCCCAGATTTTTTCCCAGGCGCTTTTGGCACAATCACTTGTGCCGTCCCCGTATACGGCGAAATCGTTTGGCGTGGAGGGCGACCAGGGCCAGATTTCGTGGATGACGGCTGCCTACTCGCTCTCGGTGGGTACATTTATCCTGATCTCGGGCAGAGTGGGTGATCTGGTTGGCTACAAAAAAGTGTTTCTCGCGAGCTACCTGAGCTTGGCTTTATGGTCGCTCCTGGGGGGGCTGAGCCAATATAGCGGCTCaattgagtttttcgacaTTTGTCGCGCGCTCCAGGGCCTCTCAGTTTCAGCCGCTGTGCCCAACGCGCTCGGTCTGCTGGGGCACTATCTGCCAGTTGGGAAATTACGCAATTTAGCCTTTGGATTTTTCGGAGCAGTCGCACCCCTGGGTTTTGTTTTGGGCGCCCTCATGAGCTCTGTACTGGCCCAGTTTGCCACGTGGCCATGGGCATTCTATGTCACCGCTATCGTGAGTGTGGTCAAAACAGCGGTGTCAATTTTCGTGATTCCGAAAAATATTGTCACCGTCCATAAAAACCTCACTGCACATCATTTCGACCTATACGGAGCTGCCACGGGTATTAGCGGCCTTGTGCTGATTAATTTCGCCCTCAACCAGGGCCCCGTCGTTGGCTGGAAAGTGCCATATGTCTACATTCTGCTAATAGTCGGAGTTGCATTTATGGTTGCATTTGCTTGGATCGAACGCGTTGCTACACACCCCCTCGTGCCTAAACTCAACACCGCCGTTGTCTTCACACTTGCCTGCATCGCCTTCGGCTGGTCAAGCTTCGGCATCTGGATTTATTACACGTTCCGATTCGCGTACGATATTCTCAACCTAAGCCCGCTGATTGCGTCCGTGCAATTTATTCCGTCGTGCATTGCTGGATTGCTGGCCGGAATGATCACCGCAAACCTCATCCACCGGGTGCCCGCCTCGATAATGCTGATGATCGCAATGGCCTGTTTCGTGGGCGGGCTCGTTATCATGGGTCTCAGACCGAGGGGCCAGATCTACTGGGCACAGAAATTCCCTTCCATCGTGGTGTGCTGCTTCGGCATGGATATCAGCTTCCCGTCAGGAATATTGATTCTCTCCAACAAACTGCCAAGACGCCACCAGGGCCTTGCAGCGTCGCTCGTGACAACGGTTGTGAACTACGCGATCTCGGTAGGTCTGGGTTTGGCCGGCACTGTCGAGTACTATAAAATTAAAAACGGAGCAGATACGTACACTGGGATCCGCAGTGCATTCTACATGGGTATGGCGCTGTCCGCTGCTGGACTAATCTGCTCCGTGTTCTTTGTGTACTACCAGCTGGTCCGACACAGGCACAGTGCGCATAAAATTTGA
- a CDS encoding Subunit of both the NuA4 histone H4 acetyltransferase complex and the SWR1 complex — protein MPPQSSSSRRIKNISISKPIIYGNVAQKISETNPLPEGAPADHTHTWKVFVADPLGNDLSSYIRKVVFKLHDTYNNPTRSIEEPPFEVSETGWGEFEIVIKIYFNNDCGEKNITFYHHLKLHPYGPDMEESQKTGRVESILFDEIVFNEPTERMFRLLTAKPGSLLPYKSENSKFTKEAERQEIDRIEKALEEVRKQIDQKSVEFKELEQERQRLVA, from the coding sequence ATGCCTCCGCAGAGTTCTTCCTCACGCAGAATCAAGAACATCTCTATTTCCAAGCCCATTATCTATGGCAACGTGGCCCAGAAAATATCTGAGACCAACCCGCTTCCTGAAGGCGCGCCCGCAGACCACACGCACACATGGAAGGTGTTTGTTGCTGACCCGCTAGGCAACGATTTGTCGAGCTATATTCGCAAAGTGGTGTTTAAACTGCACGACACCTACAACAATCCGACTCGGTCCATCGAAGAGCCGCCATTCGAGGTGTCTGAGACCGGTTGGGGAGAGTTTGAGATTGTGATCAAGATATACTTCAACAACGACTGCGGCGAGAAAAATATCACGTTCTACCATCATTTGAAACTCCACCCGTACGGACCGGACATGGaagaaagccaaaaaaCCGGTAGAGTGGAGAGCATACTGTTTGACGAGATAGTTTTCAATGAGCCTACAGAGAGAATGTTCAGACTGCTGACCGCCAAACCCGGCTCGTTGCTGCCCTACAAAAGTGAGAATTCCAAATTCACCAAGGAAGCAGAGCGACAGGAGATCGACAGGATCGAAAAAGCCCTCGAAGAAGTCAGAAAACAGATTGACCAGAAAAGCGTCGAATTCAAAGAGTTGGAACAGGAAAGACAACGACTTGTCGCATGA
- a CDS encoding S-formylglutathione hydrolase, producing MTFTTQAEIKSFGGKLVKLQHDSKETKTKMDVNLYLPEQYYEQPDSKLPVLLYLSGLTCTPNNCSEKGFWQPYANKYGFAVVYPDTSPRGASIEGEDESYDFGSGAGFYVDATEEKWSKNYRMYSYILKELLPNLASSYSRLDFNNISITGHSMGGYGALMFYFRNPGKFKSVSAFSPISNPSNCAWGHKCFGGYLGSDKSKWAEYDPSELIKKYDGPDTPILIHTGTADPFYFRDHQLLPENLVKASEDSKLKGKIDLHLEEGYDHSYYFISSFTKDHAAHHAKYLGLSPKL from the coding sequence ATGACTTTCACCACACAAGCCGAGATCAAGTCGTTTGGAGGcaagctggtcaagctCCAGCACGACTCCAAGGAAACTAAGACCAAGATGGATGTCAACCTCTACCTGCCTGAACAGTACTACGAGCAGCCAGACTCAAAGTTGCCAGTGTTGCTCTATCTGTCCGGACTGACCTGTACTCCTAACAATTGCTCTGAGAAAGGCTTCTGGCAGCCATATGCCAACAAGTATGGCTTTGCAGTGGTTTACCCCGACACTTCTCCAAGAGGAGCCTCGATCGAGGGAGAGGACGAAAGCTATGATTTTGGCAGCGGTGCAGGTTTTTACGTCGACGCCACCGAGGAAAAATGGTCCAAGAACTACAGAATGTATTCCTACATTCTGAAGGAGTTGCTGCCTAATCTGGCTTCCTCTTACTCTCGGctggatttcaacaacatctCAATTACAGGACATTCCATGGGAGGTTACGGAGCATTAATGTTCTATTTCAGAAACCCAGGCAAGTTCAAGAGCGTGAGTGCATTTTCTCCGATCTCGAACCCATCCAACTGTGCGTGGGGTCATAAATGTTTTGGCGGATACTTAGGTTCGGACAAGTCCAAATGGGCCGAGTACGATCCGtccgagctgatcaagaaatACGACGGCCCAGATACCCCGATTTTGATCCACACGGGAACTGCGGATCCGTTCTATTTCAGAGACCACCAGCTGTTGCCTGAGAATCTTGTCAAGGCGAGCGAGGACTCCAAGCTCAAGGGCAAGATCGATCTGCATTTGGAAGAAGGTTATGACCATTCCTATTACTTCATCTCATCCTTCACCAAGGACCACGCTGCCCACCATGCAAAATACCTCGGCCTGAGCCCTAAGTTGTGA
- a CDS encoding Fructose-1,6-bisphosphatase, giving the protein MSESKQTINTDLVTLTRFILEEQNRYAPHATGELTLLLNSLQYAFKFIAHTIRRAELVNLIGLAGITNATGDDQKKLDVIGDDIFINAMKSSGNVKVLVSEEQEDLIIFEGSEGNYAVCCDPIDGSSNLDAGVSVGTIFGVYKLQPGSKGSIKDVLRSGTEMVAAGYTMYGASAHLMLTTGHGVNGFTLDTHLGEFILTKPHLKVPEKKAIYSVNEGNSYYWPKEVQDFIASLKLPQEDNNGKPYSARYVGSMVADVHRTLLYGGLFAYPADSKSKTGKLRVLYECFPMALLMEQAGGEAVNDKGQRILDLIPKKIHERSGIWLGSKKEVEKLLQYIKN; this is encoded by the coding sequence ATGTCTGAATCCAAGCAAACCATCAACACCGACTTGGTCACTCTGACCAGGTTCATTCTAGAGGAGCAGAATAGATACGCACCGCACGCTACCGGCGAGCTAACATTGCTGCTCAACTCTTTGCAATACGCCTTCAAATTCATTGCACATACCATTCGCAGAGCCGAGCTGGTCAACCTGATTGGCCTGGCCGGAATCACAAACGCCACGGGAGACGACCAGAAGAAGCTCGATGTCATTGGAGACGACATTTTCATCAACGCCATGAAGAGCTCCGGCAACGTGAAGGTGCTGGTTAgcgaggagcaggaagatTTGATTATTTTTGAAGGCTCTGAGGGCAATTACGCGGTCTGTTGTGACCCGATTGACGGCTCGTCCAACCTGGACGCCGGAGTCTCCGTTGGTACTATTTTTGGTGTCTACAAGCTGCAACCGGGCTCCAAGGGCAGCATCAAGGACGTCTTGCGTTCGGGAACAGAAATGGTGGCTGCCGGATACACCATGTACGGCGCAAGTGCGCACTTGATGCTCACGACGGGCCATGGTGTCAACGGATTCACGCTGGACACGCATCTTGGCGAGTTCATTCTCACCAAGCCACACTTGAAAGTGCCAGAGAAAAAAGCCATCTACTCGGTCAACGAGGGTAACTCGTACTACTGGCCTAAAGAAGTGCAGGACTTCATTGCATCGTTGAAGCTGCCACAGGAAGACAACAATGGAAAGCCGTACTCGGCCAGATACGTTGGATCGATGGTGGCGGACGTGCACAGAACGCTGTTGTACGGCGGATTGTTTGCATACCCGGCCGATTCAAAATCGAAGACGGGAAAATTGAGAGTTCTTTACGAGTGCTTCCCTATGGCTCTGCTGATGGAGCAGGCTGGTGGAGAAGCCGTTAACGACAAGGGTCAGCGCATTCTGGACCTCATTCCGAAGAAGATCCACGAGAGAAGCGGAATCTGGCTCGGAAGCAAGAAGGAGGTCGAGAAATTGCTGCAATATATAAAGAATTGA
- a CDS encoding Protein transport protein SEC61 subunit alpha has translation MSDFRVLDLVKPFTPFLPEVLAPERKVPFNQRLMWTGVTLLIFLVMSEIPLYGITASDSSDPLYWLRMMLASNRGTLMELGISPIVTSGMVFQLLQGTQLLTVNMENKKDRELLQIAQKIFAILLSVGQATVYVLTGMYGRPSDLGTGVCLLLILQLVFAAMVVILLDELLQKGYGLGSGISLFMATNICEQIFWRCFAPTTINRGRGTEFEGAVLAFVHLLFTKKSKRAALIEAFYRDNAANMFQVIVTILVFLAVVYLQSLKVELPVKSTRQRGPYGLYPIRLFYTSNMPIMLQSALTSNIFIISQMLYTRFPNNVIVKLLGSWEPRAGSQQLFASSGIAYYMQPPFSLTEAFLDPIKTVIYVIFVLATCAFFSKTWIEVSGSSPRDVAKQFKDQGLVIAGHRETSVYKELKKIIPTAAAFGGATIGALSVVSDLSGCLGSGTSILLAVTTIYGYYEMAAKEGGFAKSVGTGFSEMM, from the exons ATGAGCGACT TCCGTGTTCTGGACCTTGTGAAACCGTTCACGCCGTTTCTGCCAGAAGTGCTGGCCCCAGAAAGAAAAGTGCCCTTCAATCAACGACTCATGTGGACAGGCGTCACTTTGCTCATATTCTTGGTCATGAGTGAGATTCCGCTCTATGGTATCACTGCGTCGGACTCCTCCGACCCTCTATACTGGCTCAGAATGATGCTGGCCTCGAACAGGGGAACGCTAATGGAGCTGGGTATTTCGCCAATTGTCACCTCCGGCatggttttccagctgttgCAAGGCACGCAGCTGCTCACTGTCAAcatggaaaacaaaaaggACCGCGAATTGCTGCAAATTGCCCAGAAAATCTTCGCTATTCTGCTCTCTGTGGGACAGGCAACCGTGTACGTTCTGACCGGAATGTATGGTCGTCCAAGTGATTTGGGCACCGGCGTGTGCTTGTTGCTGATTTTGCAGCTTGTGTTTGCCGCCATGGTGGTCAttcttctggacgagctgttgCAGAAAGGCTACGGTCTTGGTTCGGGCATTTCTTTGTTCATGGCCACCAATATCTGCGAACAAATTTTCTGGAGATGTTTTGCTCCAACCACCATCAACAGGGGACGTGGAACAGAATTTGAAGGTGCCGTTTTGGCCTTTGTCCATCTTCTTTTCACTAAGAAGTCCAAAAGAGCTGCTTTGATCGAGGCATTCTACAGAGACAACGCCGCTAACATGTTCCAAGTGATTGTCACAATTCTGGTCTTCCTTGCCGTGGTTTACTTGCAGTCGCTCAAGGTCGAGCTTCCTGTTAAATCCACCAGACAAAGAGGCCCATACGGCTTGTACCCAATCAGACTGTTCTACACCTCAAACATGCCAATCATGTTGCAGAGCGCTCTGACCTCCAACATCTTCATCATTTCCCAGATGCTCTACACCCGGTTCCCAAACAATGTCAttgtcaagctgcttggcTCTTGGGAGCCAAGGGCCGGCTctcagcagctgtttgccTCTTCGGGCATTGCCTACTACATGCAGCCACCATTTTCCCTGACTGAAGCGTTTTTGGACCCAATCAAAACCGTCATTTACGTTATATTTGTGCTGGCCACCTGTgcatttttctccaagacCTGGATCGAGGTTTCTGGCTCTTCTCCTAGAGACGTTGCCAAGCAGTTCAAGGACCAGGGTTTGGTCATTGCCGGCCACAGAGAGACCTCTGTCTACAAAgaactgaagaaaatcattCCTACCGCTGCTGCGTTTGGTGGAGCCACCATTGGTGCTCTGTCTGTTGTCAGCGATCTTTCCGGCTGTCTGGGCTCTGGAACATCCATTCTTTTGGCCGTCACCACCATTTATGGCTACTACGAGATGGCTGCGAAGGAGGGTGGATTTGCCAAGAGTGTTGGAACCGGGTTCAGTGAGATGATGTGA
- a CDS encoding endo-beta-N-acetylglucosaminidase — translation MPRNTAKHSSLPQTNLPLSSLESSFFDSLDELANWERRIHEKSFELDELNKPTEKLAHYTRARQQSTSEDVKLLVCHDLKGGYQVNEDEDPLGYFPHPDGQHYFLQYPQLVDKFVYFSHHRVSIPPVSWINVCHRNAIKCLGTVIFEGNTYRDFEEADKLLTKQDGEYVFVRCLVALVEYFQFDGYLFNIETRFSNTRIASLLEPFLEQLRAELHVRNPSTELIWYDSYIYPENRVLYKNGVTEANYNFFSCCDSFFTNYWWNVKHLQDNIKNVGVLGSRLKVYAGYDVWGRGTMIGKGGYDSALACQMIKKYRSNVALFAPAWTYEYLARKDFTQNDTRFWIGLFDGESSMATTFKPYSSPLYKINDSNFVFYTNFGSGEGCAFYECGEKVYRDNWVNGSLQMEIPYAIHTRNKNGIQWTLSKEDSFHGGSCVEIKYNEVVDDKGYQVFNNQTINSFSLFSFVQDCSFPTVNVKLTYKLNHKTKSFFKLKIGYYIERRYRTVQKVRSGCLVVPLLSTNDQWFTIEEPFHVSLQNSHEFIVLDSATIFYEETEDPFMRAHVVEDQSTSSVIDNEEYEKLMNSEIYFDDEDEDWILVPSDISMESTDNGGRENHTWKVISNQIRKKHPKSHPSTSPVLKLGELAIINANDYPSDSFFKLMPVNSIDVRRWEGKILLIWKTNQDSVLYHLIFVDDVFQGISLVSKFVFEDQAVDEKSFKTKSGGSTKVRIDTVNRLGILVKGTDMHI, via the coding sequence ATGCCTCGAAACACAGCTAAACATTCCTCGTTGCCCCAAACTAATTTGCCTCTCTCATCCCTCGAGTCTTCTTTCTTCGATTCCCTTGATGAACTAGCAAACTGGGAAAGGCGGATCCATGAGAAGTCgtttgagctcgacgagctcaacaaacCTACTGAAAAACTCGCACATTATACAAGAGCAAGACAGCAAAGCACGTCAGAAGACGTTAAGCTTCTAGTTTGTCATGATTTGAAGGGCGGCTACCAGGTCAACGAGGATGAGGACCCCCTAGGATACTTCCCCCATCCGGACGGCCAGCATTATTTCCTCCAGTATCCGCAGTTAGTCGACAAGTTTGTGTATTTCTCTCATCATCGCGTCAGTATCCCGCCGGTGTCTTGGATCAATGTGTGCCACCGAAACGCGATCAAGTGTTTGGGTACTGTCATCTTTGAGGGCAACACTTATCGCGACTTTGAGGAGGCTGATAAATTGCTCACAAAGCAAGACGGAGAGTATGTTTTTGTCAGATGCCTAGTTGCGCTGGTGGAATATTTCCAATTCGATGGCTACCTTTTCAACATAGAGACCAGGTTCAGCAATACGCGAATAGCCAGTCTTCTAGAGCCATTTTTGGAACAGTTAAGAGCTGAGCTTCATGTGCGAAACCCATCAACAGAGCTTATATGGTACGACTCCTACATTTACCCAGAAAATAGGGTTCTATACAAGAATGGTGTTACCGAGGCCAACTACAATTTTTTCTCCTGCTGTGATTCCTTTTTCACCAACTACTGGTGGAACGTGAAACATCTACAAGATAATATTAAAAACGTTGGTGTTTTGGGATCCCGACTGAAGGTCTATGCTGGCTACGACGTATGGGGAAGAGGCACGATGATAGGAAAAGGAGGTTATGATTCGGCCCTGGCATGCCAGATGATCAAGAAGTACCGTTCCAATGTCGCTCTATTTGCTCCTGCTTGGACCTATGAATACTTGGCTCGAAAAGACTTTACCCAAAACGATACTCGATTTTGGATAGGCCTTTTTGATGGTGAATCTTCCATGGCGACTACTTTCAAGCCCTATAGCTCGCCGCTTTACAAAATCAACGACTCCAATTTTGTTTTCTACACCAACTTTGGATCTGGAGAGGGCTGTGCGTTTTACGAGTGCGGCGAAAAAGTGTATCGCGATAATTGGGTTAATGGTTCATTGCAAATGGAAATTCCCTATGCTATTCACACGAGAAATAAAAATGGGATACAATGGACGTTATCAAAAGAGGACTCATTTCATGGGGGTTCTTGTGTGGAGATCAAATACAATGAAGTCGTTGACGATAAAGGCTACCAAGTATTCAACAACCAGACGATTAATTCGTTCTCGTTATTTTCATTTGTCCAGGATTGTTCTTTCCCAACGGTAAACGTGAAATTGACCTACAAGCTGAACCATAAGACCAagtcttttttcaagctcaaaattggCTACTATATTGAACGGCGCTATAGAACTGTTCAGAAGGTGAGAAGTGGATGTCTGGTGGTTCCATTGCTTTCAACAAACGATCAATGGTTCACAATAGAAGAACCGTTCCATGTAAGTTTGCAGAATTCACATGAATTCATAGTCCTGGATTCGGCTACAATATTCTACGAAGAGACTGAAGATCCATTCATGCGCGCGCACGTGGTTGAAGATCAGTCGACCTCAAGTGTTatcgacaacgaggaaTACGAGAAACTAATGAATAGCGAGATATATTTCgatgacgaagatgaggacTGGATTCTCGTCCCTTCTGACATCTCAATGGAATCAACCGATAACGGAGGAAGGGAAAATCATACATGGAAAGTGATCAGCAATCAAATACGCAAAAAACACCCGAAATCGCATCCTTCCACATCGCCTGTACTAAAGCTGGGAGAACTCGCTATCATAAATGCCAATGACTACCCATCAGACagttttttcaagcttatGCCGGTAAACTCCATTGATGTTAGGCGGTGGGAAGGTAAGATCTTGCTAATATGGAAAACGAATCAGGATTCAGTTCTTTACCATCTAAtatttgttgatgatgtgTTTCAAGGCATATCGTTAGTGTCCAAGTTTGTCTTCGAAGATCAGGCGGTTGACGAAAAGAGTTTCAAGACAAAATCTGGAGGCTCTACGAAAGTGAGGATTGATACCGTCAACAGACTTGGAATACTTGTCAAGGGTACCGATATGCACATTTGA